The Nerophis ophidion isolate RoL-2023_Sa linkage group LG24, RoL_Noph_v1.0, whole genome shotgun sequence genome includes a region encoding these proteins:
- the LOC133542084 gene encoding gastrula zinc finger protein XlCGF57.1-like → MFVFSCPADLNEAHRPREQEEEPQSPHIHEEEEVPHSQHIKEGGEEPQPPHIIEEDETPQTHNVKLTLHIKGQAEDPLNLHIKKEEEDSLTPNFKEEEEDQEPPHIKEEEEEEGISQPKWLEEFPVTGVPVKSEDDEVKGESEERGGGEPPSSSSTQHMTTEADGDHCGGSQADKLLAPLSDSEDTTSHSPDTDDEDSKDDKTCHTDNTHFTSSHSHKTFKYHSLLKTHMRRHTGEKPFICSICGKGFVESHNLKVHMRTHTGEKPYVCSICGTCFVQRINLKVHMRTHTGEKPFSCSICGKGFTQRQNLKVHMRTHTGEKPFSCSLCGKGFTQRQNLKVHMRTHTGEKPFSCSICGKGFRESQHLKRHMRTHAGEKPFICSICGKGFVESQSLKVHMRTHNGENPFSCSICGKGFAQNQSLKRHMRTHTGENLFTCSICGKGFVKSQGLKVHMRTHNGEKPFSCSTCSKGFTQSQCLKEHMRTHTGEKPFSCSICGKGFAQSQHLKRHIKTHTGEKSHSCSICNRSFCDRSKLVRHKGTHTGEKSHSCLICNRSFFQRSNLIRHMRTHTGKKSHSCSICNRSFCDRSNLVAHMRRHPGEKVLSCSVCGERLSSKYQCKKHKCAGENSSSK, encoded by the coding sequence atgtttgttttctcctgtcccgcagacctcaATGAAGCACATCGTCCTCgtgagcaggaggaggaaccacagtccccccacatacacgaggaagaagaggtaccacattcccaacacatcaaagagggaggagaggagccacagcccccccacattatagaggaagacgagacgccacagacccataatgttaaactgacccttcacattaaagggcaagcggaggacccactgaacttacacatcaaaaaggaagaggaggactcacTGACCCccaactttaaagaggaagaggaggaccaagagccgccgcacattaaagaggaagaggaggaagagggcatcagtcagcctaaatggttggaggagttcccagtgactggtgtccctgtgaagagtgaagatgatgaggtgaaaggtgaaagtgaggagaggggagggggggagcctccaagcagcagctcaacacaacacatgacaacagaagctgatggagaccactgtggaggatcacaagcagacaagctcttagctccactatcagatagtgaggacacaacgtcacactctcctgacactgatgatgaagactctaaagatgataagacatgtcacactgacaacactcacttcacatcttctcactctcacaaaacctttaaataccatagtcttctgaaaacacacatgagaagacacaccggagaaaaaccttttatctgttcaatatgtggcaaaggttttgtagaaagtcacaatttgaaagtacacatgagaacacacaccggtgaaaaaccttatgtctgttcaatctgtggtacatGTTTTGTACAAAGaatcaatttgaaagtacacatgagaacacacactggtgaaaaacctttttcttgttcaatctgtggtaaaggttttacacaacgtcagaatttgaaagtacacatgagaacacacactggagaaaaacctttttcttgttcactctgtggtaaaggttttacacaacgtcagaatttgaaggtacacatgagaacacacaccggtgaaaaacctttttcctgttcaatctgcgggaaaggttttagagaaagtcaacatttgaaaagacacatgagaacacacgctggtgaaaaaccttttatctgttcaatctgtggtaaaggttttgttgaaagtcagagtttgaaagtacacatgagaacacacaatggtgaaaaccctttttcttgttcaatttgtggtaaaggttttgcacaaaatcagagtttgaaaagacacatgagaacacacactggagaaaacctgtttacctgttcaatatgtggtaaaggttttgttaaAAGTCAgggtttgaaagtacacatgagaacacacaatggtgaaaaacctttttcctgttcaacctgtagtaaaggttttacacaaagtcaatgtttgaaagaacacatgagaacacacactggtgaaaaacctttctcctgttcaatctgtggtaaaggttttgcacaaagtcaacatttgaaaagacacattaaaacacacactggtgaaaaatcacattcctgttcaatctgcaacagaagcttttgtgaccgatcaaagcTTGTAAGACACAAgggaacacacactggtgaaaaatcacattcctgtttaatctgcaacagaagcttttttcAACGATCAAaccttataagacacatgagaacacacactggtaaaaaatcacattcctgttcaatctgcaacagaagcttttgtgaccgatcaaaccttgtagcacacatgagaagacacccaggagagaaagtgttgagttgcagtgtgtgtggtgaaagattgtcttctaagtaccagtgtaagaaacacaagtgtgctggtgagaacagcagcagcaaatga